The nucleotide sequence ATTTGTAATATTCCGAGCCATTACCTACAATCAAATAAAACGTATTTTCTACATTTACTTGTTCCAAAACGTCAATCAAAAAATCAATCCCTTGAGGTATACCAAGGTTACCGCCATATACCAAAATTCTATCGTTGAGTGGCAAGCCGTACTTTTTTCTAATTCTATTTTTTTGGTCGTAATCAAGCTCATTGAATACAGGTTCAATTGAGTTGGGATTTACATGAACATCTGATGGATCGAGATAAGTATTGTTATTTAAAAGAAATTCAACATTTGCTGGGGACATACACCCTATTTTATCAGATATTAAATAAAGCTGCTTTTCAATATTCATAAAGTATCTATGCAAAAAACCATTCTCATTCATCATTTTCATATCAATGGCATTTTGAGGGAAGATGTCCTTTAATAACAAATACGTTTTACAACGCATCTTGTTTTTCAGCCAAACGACTACTGAGTAAAGTGTGATTGGTGGTGTAGAATAGAGAATCAGATCAAAATGTTCGGTTGGAATGTATCTTTTAATCGCACGCTTAAATTGTGTAGCAATCGTCAACATTCCCAATCCTTTTTCTATAAAACCAGTCTTTTGAATATTTAGAGTTTTAACATGAATACATCTAAATGAATCAAAAACGGTTATACCTCCAGGATCAGTATCTCGTCGCTCCACAGGTGTGATCGCTGTAACTTGATGGCCATTTCTAATAAGCGCGCGTAAAAGGTCGGTATAGATCCCACGATCATCAATCGACTTAACTTTTACTAAAGAAAGAAATAGGATTCTCAAATCTCTTCTAATTGTATTTTTTCCAAACCACCTTATTCACATAATCCGTATAACTAAGGATGATTCTTACGATTTTTTCACTCACATTAGGCATGCTGTAATCAATAACCTGACGCATACTTCGCACTTCATCGGTTTGTTGCAATTGCACATGTTCTAGAGCCTGTAAGATACGTTCCTTATCAAGACCTACCATCATGACGCTCGCCTCTTCCATTGCTTCCGGTCTTTCGTGAGCTTCTCGTATATTGAGTGCCTTAAAATTTAGAATACTGGACTCTTCAGAAATTGTACCGCTATCAGATAATACAACAAAGGCATTTTGTTGCAAACTATTATAATCGTTGAACCCCAAAGGCTTCAAAAACTGTATGTTTTGATGTAATTTTAACTCACTAGAGTTGATCTTATTTCTGGTTCTAGGATGGGTTGAAAATATGATTGGATAATCATAATTATCTGCTATATGATTTAGGGTTTCAAATAAATTATTAAAGTTTCTATCATTACTAATGTTTTCTTCACGATGCGCAGATACCACAAAATACTTACCCTTTTCTAAGCCTTGATTTTCTAGAACTTTACTCTTTCTTATCTCTGCCATATAATGGTTCAACACCTCAAACATGGGCGATCCAGTTTTAATGATGCGGTCTGCAGGCAAGCCTTCACGCAAGAGGTATTCCCTTGCGATATCAGAATATGTTAGATTAACGTCAGAAGTGTGATCAACGATCTTTCGATTCGTTTCTTCTGGAACACGCTGATCGAAGCAGCGGTTGCCTGCTTCCATATGGAAAATTGGAATTTTTCGCTTTTTAGCTGGTATGGCACACAAACAACTGTTAGTATCTCCCAGCACTAAAAACGCCTCTGGCTGCAATTTTTCCAAGAGCACATCTATTTTAATCATGATATTCCCTACCGTTTCTGCCGCATTTTTTCCTGCCGCCTCTAGAAAATGATCTGGTTTCCTTAACCCCAAATCATCAAAGAATATCTGGTTGAGTTCATAATCATAATTCTGTCCTGTATGAATCAAAATATGCTCAATGGCTGGAGATTTATCCAATGCATCAAGAACTCTTGAAAGTCTTATGATTTCAGGTCGTGTTCCAACAACCGTAGCTACCTTTAATCTTTTCATTTTTTAAACCGTTACAAAGTACGTGTCTGGATCCTGCGGATTATAAAATTCGTTGATCCAAAACATTGTATATAATTCTTCTTCTCCTACGTTTTTGATATTGTGGGTATACCAGATGGGCATATCCACGTAGGATGGGTTTTGTCCATCCAATTTAAAGCTTAATACCTCATCGCTATCCACCCTTCTTAATTCAATCAGTGCCTTTCCTTTTATAACAGAGAATCGTTCAATTTTACGAGTATGAAAATGATTGCCTCTAGTTACACCCGGAACGGTCGTGGAAAAAGAAACTTGACCATGCTGTTCCAGCCTTATAATCTCCACAAAAGTACCACGTTCATCACTGTGTTGTACGTAACGAACCGGGAAATGATCCTTATGATTGATGTAGCTTCTAAAGGTATTGAACATATTGCGTTGAAAATCAGAATCTAGCGATGGCATGATTCCACTTGACGTGTAGTTCTGTTGAAATCTATGAAACAGTTCCAAGATTTCAGTCACCTTGTAAGTACCGTCTTCAGGAATCTCAACGGTCACCTGTCTAGGAGCTTTAATATGAATAGCCTCCAACATTTTCAAAACTAAATTCTGGACATAGATTAAAGGAACCTCGTTATCTACCTTAATCTCTGGATAACCACCGTTGTTTAACAAATGGCAAAATGTCGCGACAAATGAATTGTAAAAGGGCTTGCCAAATGGCCCATAGACATTAGGAATGATAAATCCGGTAAATGATGCTCCAGATCCTGCGGCCCATTGATGCAATAATTCTCTTGCTATTTTCTTTGAATCGCCATATTTATTGTCACTGCTCTCTTGTAGTGATGACGAAAAAATTATGTGGGGCTTTACCTTTGATCGCTCCAGCGATTCCACGAGTTTTTTTGAAAGCGTGATGTTAGTTTCATATATAATTTGTGGATCATCATGGCGGTTGATGGCCGCAAGGTGATAGATAATATCACAACTAGCCACAAACTCATCCAACAATCCGTCTTGATCAAAAAACGACCTTTCAAATGGAATGATCTCATATTTTTCAGGTTCCAGCCTTAGGTTATTGCTCAAATGGGTACCTAAAAAACCTGTTTGACCTGTAATTCCAATCTTCATCATAAATATATTCGGATTTTAAAATAGATTAAAATGTCCAAGGTCAAACCTATATTCATCTTCAATCTCTCCCATTTTATAGTCTGCAAAAATAAGTAGTTTATTTTCAAGGGTATTAGCCTTAATGCAACTCACATATCCTGCGGGAATCCACAACGTTTGTGAAATGTCACCTGTCAATACAAATGAGGAATGATAGTCCATCTTTACATCGAATGAATCCAGATGTACAAGGTCCACCTTAAAGCTACCTTGAATGGCAGTAAACCAGCGCTGCTCGATACGATGTCCTTGCCAGCCTCTTCTCAGGTCTGTATTTTCATTATGAACGCAATACATACGTTTGACAGCAGTTAAATCCAGATCATTGTTGAAAGTGATTGAACCACGATGATCTCTAGCGATTCCTCCATTGATTAACCGTGGTTTTATCATAAGGCTAGTTACGCTTTCGCGAAAGCGAACTTTTGATAAGTGGCAATGCTCCTATCAACTTCTTCATACCCTCCACATCAAGTTGCTCTGTGTTATGCGAGTGATAGTCATCTATTGAAGCAATATCTTCCTTTCCTTCAGAGAAATATTGGGAATAGTTCAGATCGCGATTATCTGCCGGAATTCGGTAGAAATCGCCCATATCTTCCGCCTTGAGCATTTCTTCTCGTGTACATAGAGTTTCGTACAGTTTCTCGCCATGGCGAGTTCCTATAATCTTTACTTTATTGTCTGCCTCAAATAACTCTTTCATGGCTTGCACTAGATCTGCAATAGTTCCTGCGGGTGCCTTGTTTACAAAAAGATCTCCAGAATTACCGTTCTCAAAGGCAAACAACACCAATTCTACAGCATCATCCAATGACATTAAAAAACGAGTCATGTTGGGATCTGTCACGGTAATTTCTTGATCATTGAGGATTTGGTCCATAAAAAGCGGTATAACAGAACCTCGACTTGCCATGACGTTTCCATACCGGGTAAGACATACAGTGGTATCTGACAAATTACGTGAGGCAGCTACGGCAACCTTTTCCATCAACGCCTTAGATATTCCCATTGCATTGATGGGATAGGCAGCTTTGTCAGTGCTTAGACATATTACCTTTTTAACCGCACAAGCTGCCGCGGCATCTATGACATTTTGGGTACCCAGGACGTTAGTTCTCGTAGCTTCCATAGGGAAAAACTCACATGAGGGAACCTGCTTAAGCGCGGCAGCATGGAAAACATAATCGACACCACGCATGGCTTTGAGTATACTGCTATAATCTCGAACGTCGCCTATGTAGAACTTGAGCTTGGGGTGGTTATAGGACTTGCGCATATCGTGCTGCTTCTTCTCATCTCTGGAGAATATCCTAATTTCTTTGAAATGATCGGTATTGAGGAAGCGGTTGAGCACTGCATTCCCAAATGAGCCCGTGCCACCAGTTATAAGCAAGGTTTGATTATTTATCTTCATTTTTATTTATTGTAGTAATTTGATAAGGTCTTCAATATTGTTGTGCAACATCTGTTTTGAGGAGGGAAGGCTATTGGTAGAAAGACTGTTTAATATTTCAAAAAGAGATTCTGGACTTTTGGGATCAAAAGTAGCTGATGGCCTACATACCTCATATAGATATGGGAGATCTGCTCCTATAATATCGCACCCGTTTTCCAATGCTTCAATTATCGTTAATCCAAGGCTCTCAGAAAGGGAAGGATATAGACAATACTTCGATTTTTGAAATAGGTTAGCTATTATATCTCTCGTTGGTTCAATATGGTTAATGACTGGATATCCTTTCAATTGTAGTTGTTTGATCTTTTGTTGTAGATGAATAAAGCTTGAATCAATAGTCAGGTGCAATTCTCCCTTTTGAAATTTGTCATAAAATAAGCAAAAACCTTGTAGCAATACTTCATGATTCTTGTGATCTGCTCCGCTACTTACATATACAAAATGACATGGATCTCGTGATACAACGCAATCGTTGGTAAGTGGAGGATAAAACGGATGAATCAGGACATGGTCAGGGTTAACATTTTTAAAAGATTTTTCAAGTAAGTTCGCCATACTCTTAGTCTGTACTATCCAGTAGTCCGTATTTTTAGCAATCAGGGCTAATATCTTCGACTTTAGGTAAAAAGCAATCTTGTCTTTACAACTAATATTTTCGGAGAACGATTGATCTAAAAACAACCTTTGATGTAAGTATGTATATGTTGTAGCCTCCATTTTTTTTATGGGCGGTAGATTTCCGAAACACAGTATTTTTGAGAATTGTTGATTATTCTCTTTGTAAAACTTATGCCTTGTGAACAGGCTAGGTTTGATAAATTCAATATTTATGTTTTCATTTGAAAAACCATTAAATGACTCAATGGTACGATGATCCAAAAGTAGATAAGCACCCACTTTGTTGTCAATAAGTTTCAAAATCAGATAATCAAGCAAAATTTTGCCACCTCCATTATTTATATATACTGCATCCAATAAGATCATATACTATTTGATTTATGATTACTATCAATAACTATCAAATGTTCAAAACACTTTTGCACGAAAAAGATGGAGTTGACCTCTTAAATAGACAACGCTTTCATCAATAGATCAAGCTGAATTTTAGGTTCATATTTACCTTGTAATGAAGATCTGCAATTGAGTCTTATTTGTTCTCTATCTGTTTTGCAAACCAACCACTCCTTCATAACTCTAGCAAGATCTTTGGCGTCATTTTCAATAAAAAAATCTCCATTAACTTTAGGTTTGATGATTTCAAATTCAGGCATCTGACTTGGAAAGTTATTGTGAGTTATAATTGGTGTACCATACGCGAGACTATGCATAGCCGTTAACCCTACGTTGCCAGGAGACACGCATATTTCGCTGTTGTATAATACTGTTGCTATCTCTTTCTCTTCATAGGATTTACCATAAAACCATACATTATCAGACAAACCAAGAGATTCCGTTAGTTTTCTAATCTGACCTAAATGTTCCCCTTCACCTACAATTACAAGATTGACAGTAAAGCCTTGGCAATGTAGTTTATGAATCGCTTGAAGCAGAATATCTAGTCTTTTACGTTTTTGAATACGGCCAATAAAAGAAATGGTAGGTGCTGTATTACAAAATTTATTGTCAAAAATAGCAGTGTTTATTAATGCGCTATATATTTTACTTTGACTGTCAAAGTCTAGAGAATTGTAAATCACTTTCAGTTTATCAGGTTTAAAACCTTCATTAATCATCAAGTCTTCGGCATAATGGCCGTAAAGTAAAATTTTGTCGGCTAATCGGAAAAAGGTTTTTTTTATTAAACGTTTTGCTAGAGACTCATTACCATACCACCCATGTGTCCAGAGGTGGGTTTTAATACCTCTAACTCTATTGCGTATCAATAAAATCCAATTTGAAAGGCAGAAATATTCACCTGTGATGACAAAATCAGAATAGGGTCTAGGCGATAAATGAATTACACCATTTTGCCAATAAACTGGTTTAATAATATTCGACCTATTAAAAAAGCCTTTAAAATTGCTAAGGCATTTAGCATCAAAGGTATTAATATCACTATCGGGTTCTACAAAAAACAAATCACATGAAATTTTATCATTGATCAATCTAAAAATAGGCTCCCTATAATGAGATGCATAATTAAAAATGAAACACACTTTTTTCATTACTTGATGATTAAAATTTTAAAGCGTCCCAATAGATAAAAAATAATTTTAGAAAAAACCATGTAAGTGATTAGAATAAATGTGGCAGTCAAAATAGATCGGGTTGCAAAAAACAACCAACCCATTAAAAAGCCACTAAAAATATAATTCTGAAAGCTAGTATGATGATTCAAAAGAATCCAATCTTCTAACTTAAATAAAAAAACTCCTAAAATTAGAAGAGCCAGTAAAGCGAATTCAAACCCAAAATCCATATAAAGTTCCCCAGCAAAACTTGATGCAGATGAATATCCTTCACTAACATTGAAATACTTATTAACCAACCAATTATCCAGCATAACAGGTTTATCTGGCCACAAGGAACGCGGAATCCAAAACACAAAAATAAATCCAATAGACTTACCATAAGTTACCTCGTTTTTACTCAAATAATCTGTAATCATTGCTGTATTTCTAATCAATCCTTCATCTGATCCTTTGGAAGCAATGAAATCCATTATTTCTTCTGCACTTGTTTCGGAACTTGATGTTGTTGATGTTAATTTCAGTCCACTAGCACGGCTGGATTTAATTGCTGTGGTGAGTGTTATGATTACCAATGCACCAAAAATTATCTTAAAGCTATTTTTAAAATTGAGGTAATATAAGTCTTTAAAAAAAAATATAAACACGATAAAAAGCAGGAAAAACCTTGTGCCTGTACCTAAAAATGTAATAATTATAGGCAATATGAATAACAGAGTTTTTAGCTTATTTCCTTTAAAATATTCAAGGAATAAACCTATGCTGAGGAAGGCAATCACGTACAAAATTCCTGAGAAAGCAAATGGAAAGGCTGAGGCTCGTCCTGCGGTAAAACCATAAATGGTATTTTCTATATTGATTGCAAAAAAAAATATTTCATATATTAATAGAAGAGAGATAAGCACCCTTCTCTTATTAATAATCAATTGTGGTTTATCCGACACATTTTGCTTATAGAATTTACTTATTTTTTTTGTGCACTTATAACCTAACATTACCGCTCCAGCCCCTAAGAGTAGAATCCCGTAACCAGTATGAACATCATCTCGACCCCATGAAAGGACAAGTAAATCATAGTTACTTATTGCTTCTGTGGGTATCATGTAAAGGAAAGAGAAGAGGAAAATTGTGAATAAGTTAGTTTTTCTAGTTTGATACACCTCGATCAGTATGATCATTAATATTGTCCAAAAACTAACGACTCCAATGTACCTGACATCAGTTACCATGAGCCATGTAAACAGACTAATCAAATACAATATCAGCTGTAAAAAAGTTTGCATTCTATGCTTTATAAAGATCAATATACATTTGCGATACCTTATCCCAGCTAAACTCCTCAGCTAATTTTTGAGCACGTAAGCCTATCAACTTGAGCTTATCTTTGGAATCAATTATCAATTTCAACTGTTTATTAAGAGATTGTGGATTCT is from Nonlabens sp. YIK11 and encodes:
- a CDS encoding glycosyltransferase family 4 protein; the protein is MKKVCFIFNYASHYREPIFRLINDKISCDLFFVEPDSDINTFDAKCLSNFKGFFNRSNIIKPVYWQNGVIHLSPRPYSDFVITGEYFCLSNWILLIRNRVRGIKTHLWTHGWYGNESLAKRLIKKTFFRLADKILLYGHYAEDLMINEGFKPDKLKVIYNSLDFDSQSKIYSALINTAIFDNKFCNTAPTISFIGRIQKRKRLDILLQAIHKLHCQGFTVNLVIVGEGEHLGQIRKLTESLGLSDNVWFYGKSYEEKEIATVLYNSEICVSPGNVGLTAMHSLAYGTPIITHNNFPSQMPEFEIIKPKVNGDFFIENDAKDLARVMKEWLVCKTDREQIRLNCRSSLQGKYEPKIQLDLLMKALSI
- a CDS encoding NAD-dependent epimerase/dehydratase family protein, encoding MMKIGITGQTGFLGTHLSNNLRLEPEKYEIIPFERSFFDQDGLLDEFVASCDIIYHLAAINRHDDPQIIYETNITLSKKLVESLERSKVKPHIIFSSSLQESSDNKYGDSKKIARELLHQWAAGSGASFTGFIIPNVYGPFGKPFYNSFVATFCHLLNNGGYPEIKVDNEVPLIYVQNLVLKMLEAIHIKAPRQVTVEIPEDGTYKVTEILELFHRFQQNYTSSGIMPSLDSDFQRNMFNTFRSYINHKDHFPVRYVQHSDERGTFVEIIRLEQHGQVSFSTTVPGVTRGNHFHTRKIERFSVIKGKALIELRRVDSDEVLSFKLDGQNPSYVDMPIWYTHNIKNVGEEELYTMFWINEFYNPQDPDTYFVTV
- a CDS encoding polysaccharide biosynthesis protein, which encodes MKINNQTLLITGGTGSFGNAVLNRFLNTDHFKEIRIFSRDEKKQHDMRKSYNHPKLKFYIGDVRDYSSILKAMRGVDYVFHAAALKQVPSCEFFPMEATRTNVLGTQNVIDAAAACAVKKVICLSTDKAAYPINAMGISKALMEKVAVAASRNLSDTTVCLTRYGNVMASRGSVIPLFMDQILNDQEITVTDPNMTRFLMSLDDAVELVLFAFENGNSGDLFVNKAPAGTIADLVQAMKELFEADNKVKIIGTRHGEKLYETLCTREEMLKAEDMGDFYRIPADNRDLNYSQYFSEGKEDIASIDDYHSHNTEQLDVEGMKKLIGALPLIKSSLSRKRN
- the wecB gene encoding non-hydrolyzing UDP-N-acetylglucosamine 2-epimerase, yielding MKRLKVATVVGTRPEIIRLSRVLDALDKSPAIEHILIHTGQNYDYELNQIFFDDLGLRKPDHFLEAAGKNAAETVGNIMIKIDVLLEKLQPEAFLVLGDTNSCLCAIPAKKRKIPIFHMEAGNRCFDQRVPEETNRKIVDHTSDVNLTYSDIAREYLLREGLPADRIIKTGSPMFEVLNHYMAEIRKSKVLENQGLEKGKYFVVSAHREENISNDRNFNNLFETLNHIADNYDYPIIFSTHPRTRNKINSSELKLHQNIQFLKPLGFNDYNSLQQNAFVVLSDSGTISEESSILNFKALNIREAHERPEAMEEASVMMVGLDKERILQALEHVQLQQTDEVRSMRQVIDYSMPNVSEKIVRIILSYTDYVNKVVWKKYN
- a CDS encoding glycosyltransferase, whose product is MILLDAVYINNGGGKILLDYLILKLIDNKVGAYLLLDHRTIESFNGFSNENINIEFIKPSLFTRHKFYKENNQQFSKILCFGNLPPIKKMEATTYTYLHQRLFLDQSFSENISCKDKIAFYLKSKILALIAKNTDYWIVQTKSMANLLEKSFKNVNPDHVLIHPFYPPLTNDCVVSRDPCHFVYVSSGADHKNHEVLLQGFCLFYDKFQKGELHLTIDSSFIHLQQKIKQLQLKGYPVINHIEPTRDIIANLFQKSKYCLYPSLSESLGLTIIEALENGCDIIGADLPYLYEVCRPSATFDPKSPESLFEILNSLSTNSLPSSKQMLHNNIEDLIKLLQ
- a CDS encoding WxcM-like domain-containing protein: MIKPRLINGGIARDHRGSITFNNDLDLTAVKRMYCVHNENTDLRRGWQGHRIEQRWFTAIQGSFKVDLVHLDSFDVKMDYHSSFVLTGDISQTLWIPAGYVSCIKANTLENKLLIFADYKMGEIEDEYRFDLGHFNLF
- the wzy gene encoding O-antigen polysaccharide polymerase Wzy, with the protein product MQTFLQLILYLISLFTWLMVTDVRYIGVVSFWTILMIILIEVYQTRKTNLFTIFLFSFLYMIPTEAISNYDLLVLSWGRDDVHTGYGILLLGAGAVMLGYKCTKKISKFYKQNVSDKPQLIINKRRVLISLLLIYEIFFFAINIENTIYGFTAGRASAFPFAFSGILYVIAFLSIGLFLEYFKGNKLKTLLFILPIIITFLGTGTRFFLLFIVFIFFFKDLYYLNFKNSFKIIFGALVIITLTTAIKSSRASGLKLTSTTSSSETSAEEIMDFIASKGSDEGLIRNTAMITDYLSKNEVTYGKSIGFIFVFWIPRSLWPDKPVMLDNWLVNKYFNVSEGYSSASSFAGELYMDFGFEFALLALLILGVFLFKLEDWILLNHHTSFQNYIFSGFLMGWLFFATRSILTATFILITYMVFSKIIFYLLGRFKILIIK
- a CDS encoding glycosyltransferase family 4 protein produces the protein MRILFLSLVKVKSIDDRGIYTDLLRALIRNGHQVTAITPVERRDTDPGGITVFDSFRCIHVKTLNIQKTGFIEKGLGMLTIATQFKRAIKRYIPTEHFDLILYSTPPITLYSVVVWLKNKMRCKTYLLLKDIFPQNAIDMKMMNENGFLHRYFMNIEKQLYLISDKIGCMSPANVEFLLNNNTYLDPSDVHVNPNSIEPVFNELDYDQKNRIRKKYGLPLNDRILVYGGNLGIPQGIDFLIDVLEQVNVENTFYLIVGNGSEYYKLKSWFDKRKPMNALLLNYLPKRDYDTLLQSCDIGLIFLDKNFRIPNFPSRLLSYLEMGFPTVAATDPNTDIGSIIEQYNCGRSVLAGDTEAFEEAIRSIISSEEIYQKMSESTIDLLVKEYTADKSALIIEQQFS